One Catharus ustulatus isolate bCatUst1 chromosome 2, bCatUst1.pri.v2, whole genome shotgun sequence genomic window carries:
- the LOC116992050 gene encoding folate receptor gamma-like isoform X1 encodes MSCAGPTAPGAQLPPRAMAAVCCSTLLVLMAWPAATAAAAVTPDSLLNICMDAKHHKTEPGPEGQLYGQCVLWKDNACCTANTSMEAHEDQSYLYNFNWDHCGAMPEKCKRHFIQDTCLYECSPNLGPWIDQADSSWRKERIRDVPLCKEDCDQWWEDCQDAVTCKVNWHKGWNWTTGTNQCPKGAMCQKFKYMFPTAAALCEQIWSGSYRYTSYHRGSGHCIQMWFDPAQGNPNVAVAQYYARGNAPSTSPLSLLLSLLPLTLLAQL; translated from the exons ATGAGCTGTGCTGGTCCCACGGCACCCGGAGCCCAGCTGCCCCCCAG AGCGATGGCAGCGGTGTGCTGCAGCACTCTGCTGGTGCTGATGGCCTGGCCAGCTGCCACCGCAGCAGCGGCAGTGACACCGGACTCGCTGCTCAACATCTGCATGGACGCCAAGCACCATAAAACAGAGCCTGGCCCTGAGGGGCAGCTCTACGGGCAG TGTGTCCTCTGGAAGGACAATGCCTGCTGCACTGCCAACACCAGCATGGAAGCCCACGAGGATCAGTCCTACCTGTACAACTTCAACTGGGACCACTGTGGGGCCATGCCAGAGAAGTGCAAGCGCCACTTCATCCAGGACACGTGCCTCTATGAGTGTTCCCCCAACCTGGGGCCATGGATCGACCAG GCAGATagcagctggaggaaggagcGGATTCGGGACGTGCCACTGTGCAAGGAGGACTGTGACCAGTGGTGGGAGGATTGCCAGGACGCTGTCACCTGCAAGGTCAACTGGCACAAGGGCTGGAACTGGACCACAG GCACCAACCAGTGTCCCAAGGGTGCCATGTGCCAGAAGTTCAAGTATATGTTCCCCACGGCGGCTGCACTCTGCGAGCAGATCTGGTCTGGCTCCTACCGCTACACGTCCTACCACCGTGGCAGCGGTCACTGCATCCAGATGTGGTTCGATCCCGCGCAGGGGAACCCCAATGTCGCCGTCGCCCAATATTATGCCCGTGGCAATGCTCCCTCAACCTCCCCactctccctcctgctgtccctgctgcccctcaccctcctggcccagctctga
- the LOC116992050 gene encoding folate receptor alpha-like isoform X2, producing MAAVCCSTLLVLMAWPAATAAAAVTPDSLLNICMDAKHHKTEPGPEGQLYGQCVLWKDNACCTANTSMEAHEDQSYLYNFNWDHCGAMPEKCKRHFIQDTCLYECSPNLGPWIDQADSSWRKERIRDVPLCKEDCDQWWEDCQDAVTCKVNWHKGWNWTTGTNQCPKGAMCQKFKYMFPTAAALCEQIWSGSYRYTSYHRGSGHCIQMWFDPAQGNPNVAVAQYYARGNAPSTSPLSLLLSLLPLTLLAQL from the exons ATGGCAGCGGTGTGCTGCAGCACTCTGCTGGTGCTGATGGCCTGGCCAGCTGCCACCGCAGCAGCGGCAGTGACACCGGACTCGCTGCTCAACATCTGCATGGACGCCAAGCACCATAAAACAGAGCCTGGCCCTGAGGGGCAGCTCTACGGGCAG TGTGTCCTCTGGAAGGACAATGCCTGCTGCACTGCCAACACCAGCATGGAAGCCCACGAGGATCAGTCCTACCTGTACAACTTCAACTGGGACCACTGTGGGGCCATGCCAGAGAAGTGCAAGCGCCACTTCATCCAGGACACGTGCCTCTATGAGTGTTCCCCCAACCTGGGGCCATGGATCGACCAG GCAGATagcagctggaggaaggagcGGATTCGGGACGTGCCACTGTGCAAGGAGGACTGTGACCAGTGGTGGGAGGATTGCCAGGACGCTGTCACCTGCAAGGTCAACTGGCACAAGGGCTGGAACTGGACCACAG GCACCAACCAGTGTCCCAAGGGTGCCATGTGCCAGAAGTTCAAGTATATGTTCCCCACGGCGGCTGCACTCTGCGAGCAGATCTGGTCTGGCTCCTACCGCTACACGTCCTACCACCGTGGCAGCGGTCACTGCATCCAGATGTGGTTCGATCCCGCGCAGGGGAACCCCAATGTCGCCGTCGCCCAATATTATGCCCGTGGCAATGCTCCCTCAACCTCCCCactctccctcctgctgtccctgctgcccctcaccctcctggcccagctctga